GGCTGAGCTAGCGCCAATAACTTTCAATACTTTGCTGGTATCCTTGAAGTTTAGTcgctcatctcatctcatctcaattCATGGGTCACTTTAGCAGGCTATCTCCACGTGACAAGATCCCGGCCGTGTGGCTCAATGGCAGAGCGTCTGACTACGATTAAGTACATCAGGAGGTTGCAGGTTCGACCCCTGTCTCGGTCAATGATACAAATCATCCTGTTTCAATTCGCCATTGGATTGGAATGGGCATTTCTTTTTGAAACTGTCGAGTTTTTGTTTTACTTTTCTCAGTTTCCACGCTCGAAGCATTCTTGAACCGCCTACCCCTGCTCCTCAGCCACAATTCAATGGCCGTGTGGCTCAATGGCAGAGCGTCTGACTACGATCAAGTATATCAGGAGGTTGCAGGTTCGACCCCTGTCTCGGTCACGAGATCGATTTCAATTCCACGCAAGGGGaatcaatttcttttttgtttcgtcttctttttgcctctgTGGAATTTCCATCCGGCTTCCCTCTTTGGGCAAGCGAATGCGTGCCCGTGACTGTGCTTTGATGCTTTTTGGTCATTCGATCAAAAGGTCAATGCCAAATTGCCAAGTTGTGATAGCCAAGCGATATTACCGTCAAGGTGAAGGTGCTTCGGGGTCCAATTAGCGAGCTGCCAGCATCCATGCTATCAGCAGCTGTCTGTGCTATGGAGGAACAGTGAATCCTAGCACTTGGCTGTGACGGACAAGGGCTTGGACGTGAGATTCGATATGAGAAGGTATTGGGAACTTGATCCTGTAAATGTGACGCATGACCTTACGAAAGAGATTTGGGAGAGTTAATAATCTCGTTatcaagcatctcaagcACACGCCAATTTTACAATATGTAAGAAGCTGAATGGATACTAGGACGGACAATGCTGTGCATATTCAATTATGTTCCTTGACGAATCAATTTTTCCTCTATTGCATCGGCGAGTTTAGAAGTACCTGAGCTCTGAGCTAGTATTGGCAACATGGAGATGTCCCAACTTTTGGTGTTGCTGATGCAAGGTACCGGTACCTAGGCCGTAGCGCCAATCGCAGTGCCAGACAAGTACCGGGCACCATGGGTTTTAATTGATTCCAGCCGTGCCCCACGTCGAGACGCGTCAAGTCGCGTCCCTCCACACTTCTGCCACTCTCAACCACCAAAAATCCACCTCGAAAGCACCAgattcagcttcagcttcacaCGCAGCCAGCAATCATGATGCGGCAGGATTACAACAGAATCGACCCCAAGAGGCGGAATGTCGTCGATTACCGGAAAAAGCAGTTTGCAACGCCGCAATTCCAGGACACGCAGTACCCCCACCGCTTGAACTTTTACGCAGATGCCCCAACAGCAGACATCACACTTGAGCAGTTTGAGCAATGGGCCATTGACCGACTACGAGGTAATGCGAGGCTACTCATTACTATAATTCAATATTCAGAGTCTGACACGGCACAGTCCTGGCCGAGCTTGAGGCATGCTCCTTTCGCAACCGATCGCCTGCCGAGACAGCAACCCACATGAAGCCCATCCTCGACAAATACCTCCCTCTCGACTCCAACAGCTCTAGCAACACAAAGCTGCTCTCGCAACGACAAAAAGACCACTACAGCCATTTCATCCTGAGGCTCGCCTTCTCCTCTACCGAAGACCTGCGCCGGAGATTTGCTCGTGTTGAGACGATGCTGTTCCGAATGCGATTCAACAGTGACGATTTGAGCGAGCGATCTACATTCGTATCCAGCTTGGATCTCGACTGGTGGGAGCCCGTAacagaggatgagaagatacGGTATGGCGCCGAGCTGGCAGCCATGGTCAGCGGAAAGAAAGGTAGCAGCGAGGATGGGACATGGTTCAAAGTGGACTGGGAGCGAGTGCCCGACTTGGTGGAGAGTCGACGTGTGTTCCTGAAAGCTGGAAAGGCATATGTGCCTGGGAGAGAGCAATCGAGCATGGTTGTAGCAGAGTTTACGAGCCGGCTTGAGAGACAACTAGAGGTGAGTCGCACGGCCTTGTCCATCACAGCTTTTCAGTAAACTAACATGAGATCTTCAATGATTAGCTCACAGCTCGGGCTCTGCCACGgcttgacgaagatgaccGGTTGACGCCCATCCTTAACCACCTCTCCAAAAACTTCATTACTCCCGACTCGGCTTACATGTCTGGATCGACAGCGCCCACTGGTGCGCAAATCTCGGCTGCCAATGTTGACAATCTTTCACAACATTTCCCTGCATGCATGTCCAACCTGCATCGGTCGTTGCGTCGCGACGCTCACCTTAAACACTACGGTCGTCTTCAGTACACACTGTTCCTCAAGGGCATCGGGCTGAACCTGGAAGAGTGTCTCGCGTTTTGGCGGGGCGCCTTTCACAAGGTGACAGATGACACATTCAACAAGGAATACCGGTACAATATTCGCCACGCTTACGGAGATGTCGGTGGCGACACGAATCGACGAGGCGGCGGCTATAGCCCGTTTAGCTGTCAGAAGATTCTCACTGAGCATCCTCCGGGACCTGGCGAGGCTCACGGCTGCCCGTACCGGCACTTTAATCTGGAAAACTTGACCTCTTTGGTACAATCCATGGGGGTATCTGACAGATCGGTGCTACAGGGTGTCAAGGAAGACAAGGATAATCAAAAGTTTCACATGGCATGTAACCGGTAAGTTGCCTGCCCCTGTTCCTGTCATTGGGATTTACATTCCGAGAGCACGATCTGCAAATATTACGGTGAGGCTAATTCAACTACACAGCGTGTTTGAACACTTACACAAGGCCGAGAttaaaaaggcaaaggatgaAGGTGTCATGACATCTAATCAGCTCGAGACAATTGTGCATCCCAACGAGTACTTTAAACGAAGCTACCTGTTGAAGAATCTTGGCAAGGAGACTGATGTCAAGATGGAGGGCTAAACATTATTCACACATTGGCTACACATTGTTTACAAATTGTCTATACATTGGCTACACGTTTTACATGAGGGAGTGACACAGATGGTAGCGCCATTCTGTCACGGGCTACAAGATAGAGGGAAGCATTTGGGAGGGATGAAGCAACTGGGCGTTTTGTCAAACTGTATTAGGATATGAGATATTGGGCAACATTTGCGTCAAGACTGTATGTATCATGATGAGGTGGTATCTCTCAACACCATTAATGCCAACCAAGCCGGGTTACATCAAACACGGCTTTCACCAGCGTCATCAAGATCATCGCCAACCCATCAGCCCACCATTCTCATCTTGATTGAGCCTGTCCAacccaaaacaaaacccaCCTGGGCTTTCATAGCCCAACGCCCCTCCCCTTGACGTCCGTCTCTCGTCTGGCTCAGACCCCTACGCGAGCTAAGGCAAGTGACCCGGTTGCCAATGATGCTAATGATGTAGGTACCGAGGGCGTTTGGTTCATGcaccttgttttttttctgaaATGATGTAGTGCATACATACAGAAGCCatgcatcatctcatcatgaCTTGACGAGGAGGGACCCTTGGGGTTTTCGGGATAAAGGTGCCTTTAGGCATACGCCCAGATGTGTTACGATTCACGAGCCCCGGTTTTTAAGAAGACAATCGAGGGGAGGGGATGTGTGGGTTCTTGGTGGTATTGCTGGATAGTTGTATAAACTGGGGGTGGAGGGAAGAAAGCGTATCAAAGTCGGACATAGTTCGTGGTTTTGGAGGCTATATCGTCTTTTGTTTTATCTTTGACTACATGTAGCGCGGGAACAGTGAAGTGAGGCATTGAGGTATTTCGATTGCGAAAGACGCCCGAATATGCCGAGGCAATCAAATGAGCTGATGGATGGAATCATGGAATGGGCTCATCTTTGAAGAGGGATCCATCAAAAAACGCAACCGTGAGATTCCCGAGAGTCCTCCATTCCCGGTATCAATAGTCGCAATTTCATGCGCGCTAtatcttcaacttcttccgtTTTCCGTCAAACGGTCCAAAACGGGCTTAAAATAGACTTAT
Above is a genomic segment from Trichoderma breve strain T069 chromosome 6, whole genome shotgun sequence containing:
- a CDS encoding eukaryotic and archaeal DNA primase, large subunit domain-containing protein; the protein is MMRQDYNRIDPKRRNVVDYRKKQFATPQFQDTQYPHRLNFYADAPTADITLEQFEQWAIDRLRVLAELEACSFRNRSPAETATHMKPILDKYLPLDSNSSSNTKLLSQRQKDHYSHFILRLAFSSTEDLRRRFARVETMLFRMRFNSDDLSERSTFVSSLDLDWWEPVTEDEKIRYGAELAAMVSGKKGSSEDGTWFKVDWERVPDLVESRRVFLKAGKAYVPGREQSSMVVAEFTSRLERQLELTARALPRLDEDDRLTPILNHLSKNFITPDSAYMSGSTAPTGAQISAANVDNLSQHFPACMSNLHRSLRRDAHLKHYGRLQYTLFLKGIGLNLEECLAFWRGAFHKVTDDTFNKEYRYNIRHAYGDVGGDTNRRGGGYSPFSCQKILTEHPPGPGEAHGCPYRHFNLENLTSLVQSMGVSDRSVLQGVKEDKDNQKFHMACNRVFEHLHKAEIKKAKDEGVMTSNQLETIVHPNEYFKRSYLLKNLGKETDVKMEG